One Numenius arquata chromosome 13, bNumArq3.hap1.1, whole genome shotgun sequence genomic region harbors:
- the CNEP1R1 gene encoding nuclear envelope phosphatase-regulatory subunit 1, which translates to MNSLDQAEDLKAFERRLTEYIACLQPATGRWRMILIVVSVCTATGAWNWLIDPETQKVSFFTSLWNHPFFTISCITLIGLFFAGIHKRVVAPSIIAARCRTVLAEYNMSCDDTGKLILKPRPHVQ; encoded by the exons atGAACTCCCTGGACCAGGCTGAGG ATCTCAAAGCTTTTGAACGAAGACTTACTGAATATATTGCATGTTTGCAACCTGCTACAGGACGTTGGAGAA TGATTCTGATAGTGGTATCAGTCTGCACAGCAACTGGTGCTTGGAACTGGTTAATAGACCCGGAGACACAAAAG GTGTCATTTTTCACGTCACTTTGGAATCACCCATTTTTCACAATTAGCTGTATTACCCTAATAGGCTTGTTCTTTGCTGGAATACATAAAAGAGTAGTGGCACCGTCAAT TATAGCAGCCCGATGTCGAACTGTATTGGCAGAATATAATATGTCCTGTGATGAT actggaaaattaattttgaaacctAGGCCTCATGTTCAATAA